The following are encoded in a window of Plectropomus leopardus isolate mb chromosome 23, YSFRI_Pleo_2.0, whole genome shotgun sequence genomic DNA:
- the LOC121962317 gene encoding uncharacterized protein LOC121962317: protein MDDHSLTQSFPNLHHHRHRQSFHLTLPSHQSPEVGYLSSQPTLNPLEQYESRGEESTNSFPASSTSSGGKRGSSGADRGFLNTSGSGLDGDANLGGHLDRETGLGSHFSDTWCGSSKKEEAWEDGESCESTADDFYRKDDCYGNTNDVFYMVNCGSEEGVRRKLRANYNNFTHVSCEAKGQRVYNREANVGHFTKQTTSYDRAAVGSFSDSSADYSRVSDNYLGREEDYGSSCGSGEDQLQSAELEEHWLSVSPSSQTMERRWRGTGDALASGCLTQRSPVGINSGTYTQKLDSFSEAFLSQRKRRLPVIPSGDSSGQIWQFGVGRGEGPGLVKSRHSCAFDSDAYLPPSSSSSPAHPSPPSFPFPPTSSHIISSVLSPPPTPLPPPSHSPSKMDSPSAFRDTGHSVSQGGESLGTLQFFTSHLQSLPSIHSSGMIWKFPLLSHGFPQSSGDSGIIEGALRHSHGSDYGNNVTVPLVPSPEAAFVTSASHPSSLHPSRALCPSSSSSLHLPSRPSHLSSQHHEAAEKIAPYTVTQKVKNGPVTMNQSQLQLQASPVYTGTPFPSILQSSRGQRRGRYTPQPLLNPVRRGPGLYSSISSLNHRDENTVCGAEEDECAVLPYVNIGHDFQAELPPCFVDVEGSRVWSPEEVSPREQLLWKPLDKLEENTKLQDKVEKLLSMCSSSCLPGGGSNTELALHCLHSCQGNTMVTLEMLLFSQPSPAGDYHYSGSDCWTDSEKSLFSAALGTYGKDFSLIQKMVRQKTMCQCVEFYYLSKRLQDKQKKQKEEESRNAVMEQQKNIPPICQPVERQFGLEEAVPVPSLASFFPCKLCGKMFYKIKSRNAHMKIHRQPQEDWADRRLQHQLLTQRLALSRPTNLIPTPGSNLLPPQALTFPSSGLAGTSNTNADNILTSVTNSNTITPSNASVLDTNAVVTYSNISASDSHVITNIDGGDSNQRAPTTVLPFHQSWGSFGHAPDPAAFYCNTEGKEGAGTVAVKETINWQ, encoded by the exons ATGGATGACCATTCACTCACCCAATCCTTTCCCAACCTCCACCACCATCGGCACCGCCAGTCCTTTCACCTCACCTTGCCCAGCCATCAAAGCCCCGAAGTGGGATACCTGTCCTCCCAGCCTACCCTGAACCCTCTGGAGCAATATGAAAGTAGAGGGGAGGAATCCACAAACTCCTTCCCGGCTTCAAGCACCTCCTCTGGAGGAAAGCGGGGGAGCAGTGGGGCTGACAGAGGCTTCCTAAACACAAGTGGTAGTGGTTTGGATGGAGATGCTAATTTGGGAGGCCATCTTGACAGAGAAACCGGGTTAGGCAGCCATTTCTCTGACACATGGTGTGGCAGTAGCAAAAAAGAGGAAGCTTGGGAGGACGGGGAGAGTTGTGAAAGCACTGCAgatgatttttacagaaaagacGATTGCTACGGAAACACAAATGATGTTTTTTACATGGTGAATTGTGGTAGTGAGGAAGGAGTCAGACGAAAACTCAGAGCAAACTATAATAATTTTACACACGTTAGCTGCGAAGCTAAAGGGCAAAGAGTTTACAACAGGGAGGCTAACGTTGGTCACTTTACTAAACAAACTACTTCCTATGACAGAGCTGCCGTGGGGAGCTTCAGCGACAGCAGTGCCGATTATTCAAGAGTGAGTGATAATTATTTAGGAAGAGAAGAAGATTATGGGTCCAGCTGTGGGTCAGGTGAAGATCAGCTTCAGTCAGCAGAGCTGGAGGAACACTGGCTGAGTGTCTCCCCTTCGAGTCAGACTATGGAGCGCAGGTGGAGAGGAACAGGAGACGCTTTGGCCTCAGGGTGTCTAACGCAGCGATCACCTGTCGGCATCAACAGTGGGACGTACACACAGAAACTGGACTCCTTCTCTGAGGCGTTTCTCTCCCAGCGAAAAAGGAGATTGCCTGTGATTCCGAGTGGGGACTCCTCAGGACAGATCTGGCAATTTGGAGTAGGGAGAGGAGAAGGTCCCGGATTGGTCAAGTCAAGGCACAGCTGTGCTTTTGATTCAGATGCCTAcctgcctccctcctcctcgtcctcacCCGCTCACCCCTCTCCTCCATCCTTCCCCTTTCCTCCCACATCATCTCACATCATCTCTTCAGTTCTTAGTCCTCCCCCCACACCACTACCGCCTCCATCCCACTCGCCCTCCAAAATGGACTCTCCCAGTGCGTTCAGGGACACCGGACATTCAGTGTCCCAGGGGGGAGAGTCGCTTGGTACACTCCAGTTTTTCACTTCCCATCTTCAGTCTCTCCCGTCTATCCATTCCTCTGGGATGATTTGGAAGTTTCCGCTGCTTTCACACGGCTTTCCACAGTCATCAGGCGACTCTGGCATCATCGAAGGTGCCCTGAGACATTCTCATGGCAGTGACTATGGAAACAACGTCACAG TCCCCCTTGTTCCTTCCCCAGAAGCGGCATTCGTCACTTCTGCCTCTCAtccttcatccctccatccatccagaGCCCTTTGTCCCTCCAGTTCTTCATCTCTCCATCTTCCCTCTCGTCCATCTCACCTTTCCAGTCAACATCACGAGGCTGCAGAAAAAATAGCCCCTTACACTGTGACCCAGAAAGTAAAGAACGGACCAGTCACTATGAACCAATCGCAGCTACAG CTACAAGCTTCTCCAGTCTACACCGGAACTCCATTCCCCAGCATCCTTCAGTCcagcagaggtcagaggaggGGACGGTACACTCCCCAACCGCTCCTCAATCCAGTTCGTAGGGGGCCGGGGCTCTACTCCTCCATCTCTTCTCTGAATCACAGAGACGAGAACACAGTATGTGGAGCAGAGGAGGATGAGTGTGCTGTGTTACC GTATGTCAATATCGGCCATGATTTCCAGGCAGAGCTTCCTCCCTGCTTTGTGGATGTTGAAGGGTCAAGGGTGTGGTCACCAGAGGAGGTATCCCCTCGGGAACAGTTGCTTTGGAAACCATTAGACAAGCTGGAGGAGAATACCAAGTTACAGGACAAAG TCGAGAAGCTGTTGTCCATGTGTAGTTCCAGCTGTTTACCAGGAGGGGGCAGTAACACAGAGCTGGCTCTGCACTGTCTGCACTCCTGTCAGGGGAACACAATG GTCACACTGGAGATGCTGTTGTTCTCTCAGCCCTCGCCAGCAGGAGACTACCACTACTCTG gtagTGATTGCTGGACAGACAGTGAAAAGAGTCTCTTCAGTGCAGCTCTGGGAACTTACGGAAAAGACTTTTCGCTCATACAGAAAATG GTGAGGCAAAAGACCATGTGCCAGTGTGTTGAATTTTACTACCTGAGCAAGAGGCTCCAGGACAAGCAGAAGAAacagaaggaggaagagagcaGAAATGCAGTaatggagcagcagaaaaat ATACCGCCCATCTGTCAGCCAGTGGAGAGACAGTTTGGACTGGAGGAGGCGGTTCCTGTGCCCTCATTGGCCAGCTTCTTCCCCTGCAAGCTGTGTGGCAA GATGTTCTATAAAATAAAGTCCCGCAACGCTCACATGAAAATCCACCGCCAGCCTCAGGAGGATTGGGCTGACAGGCGGCTGCAGCACCAGCTCCTCACCCAACGTCTGGCTCTCAGTCGTCCCACCAACCTCATACCCACCCCAGGCAGTAACCTGCTCCCGCCCCAGGCTCTGACCTTCCCCTCCTCTGGCCTCGCTGGGACGTCAAACACCAATGCAGACAATATCCTCACCTCTGTTACCAATAGCAACACCATCACTCCCAGCAATGCCAGTGTCCTAGATACAAATGCTGTGGTAACATATAGCAACATTAGTGCTTCAGACTCTCATGTCATCACCAATATTGATGGTGGTGACTCAAATCAAAGAGCACCCACCACTGTCTTACCTTTCCACCAATCATGGGGCTCATTTGGACATGCCCCTGATCCCGCTGCCTTCTACTGCAACACAGAAGGGAAAGAAGGAGCTGGGACAGTAGCGGTAAAAGAGACAATCAACTGGCAGTAA
- the slc3a2a gene encoding solute carrier family 3 member 2a — protein sequence MNKDTEIDMKEVELNELDPEKQPMTGDGQAAGGEKNGSVKLKVPEDEVTFTGLSKEELMKVAGTPGWVRTRWVLLVLFWLGWVGMLAGAIVIIVQAPRCKPIPEMKWWNEGPLYQISDLEAFSEGMNGVEAKLDEINKLKVKGLVLGPLHTVQKDQPSTLNFEEINPTQGHEKELVAVLEKAHKKGISVVLDLTPNYLGASSWFSPSDVGDVMEKLKAAAEHWLNLGVDGIKISDLTVATNSADWSKLRAAVQGNRTEDTKSRAMMGVVKGISAQEVSQLVNTTGVDLVLSDLLSSNKEGVGRIMAMDTLHSQQRSLGWGLGAAQLDQLSKQAGTPALIRLYQLLLFTMPGTPVFTYGDEIGLQAVGAESPKMVWDIEKAPAQGEAVNETAEAQREEQVAVRTWFKSLSELRGKERSLLHGDYYPLFSSTSSLSFVRVWDQSDRFITAVNWGTAPETLKLAPTEGLELPETAKVKLSTDEELKADAIVHLDKVTLKPGQAVLLQFPYTG from the exons ATGAATAAGGACACAGAGATCGATATGAAGGAAGTGGAGCTCAACGAGCTGGACCCTGAGAAGCAGCCCATGACGGGTGACGGCCAGGCTGCAGGCGGGGAGAAAAATGGCAGCGTCAAGCTGAAGGTCCCAGAGGACGAGGTTACATTCACCGGCCTGTCCAAAGAGGAGCTGATGAAGGTTGCTGGCACTCCAgg ATGGGTGCGAACCCGCTGGGTGCTTCTTGTTCTGTTCTGGCTGGGCTGGGTGGGCATGCTGGCTGGAGCCATTGTGATCATAGTCCAGGCCCCTAGATGCAAACCCATCCCTGAGATGAAATGGTGGAACGAAGGACCCCTTTACCAAATCTCTGACCTCGAAGCTTTCTCTGAAGGAATGAACG GTGTTGAGGCAAAGTTGGACGAAATTAACAAGCTGAAGGTGAAAGGCCTGGTTCTGGGTCCTCTTCACACTGTCCAGAAAGATCAGCCGAGCACCCTGAACTTCGAAGAGATCAACCCGACCCAGGGACATGAAAAAGAGCTGGTTGCTGTGCTGGAAAAGGCCCACAAGAAGG GCATTTCTGTGGTGCTTGACCTAACTCCAAACTACCTGGGAGCCTCTTCCTGGTTCAGCCCTTCTGATGTTGGTGATGTGATGGAGAAACTCAAG GCTGCAGCGGAGCACTGGCTGAATTTGGGTGTTGATGGCATCAAGATATCTGATCTCACTGTTGCCACCAACTCTGCTGATTGGTCAAAGCTGCGCGCTGCTGTCCAGGGCAACCGCACTGAGGACACTAAGAGCAG AGCGATGATGGGTGTGGTTAAAGGTATTTCGGCTCAGGAGGTGTCTCAGCTCGTCAATACCACGGGTGTCGATCTGGTCCTGTCTGACCTGCTCAGCAGCAATAAAGAAG GTGTGGGGCGCATCATGGCCATGGACACCCTCCACTCTCAGCAGAGAAGTCTGGGCTGGGGTCTCGGTGCTGCTCAACTGGACCAGCTGTCTAAACAAGCAGGGACTCCGGCCCTGATCCGTCTCTACCAGCTCCTGCTGTTCACCATGCCTGGAACCCCAGTGTTTACATACGGAGATGAGATCGGCCTTCAGGCAGTC GGTGCAGAGTCTCCTAAGATGGTTTGGGACATAGAGAAAGCACCAGCTCAAGGAGAGGCTGTCAATGAGACTGCTGAG GCCCAGCGGGAGGAGCAAGTGGCTGTGAGGACGTGGTTCAAATCCCTCAGCGAGCTGCGAGGCAAAGAGCGTTCGCTCCTCCACGGCGACTACtatcctctcttctcctctacctcctccctctcttttgtCCGTGTGTGGGACCAGAGCGACAGATTCATAACTGCTGTCAACTGGGGAACAGCTCCTGAGACACTCAAACTGGCACCAACAG AAGGACTAGAGTTGCCAGAGACAGCCAAGGTGAAACTGTCAACTGATGAAGAGCTGAAGGCAGACGCCATCGTCCACCTGGACAAAGTCACACTAAAACCTGGGCAAGCGGTGCTGCTGCAGTTCCCCTACACAGGCTAA